The genomic DNA CCCCACAACACATACAGATGTGTAGATGTTGGGGATGCATGTGTGAGGAGAGTGTTTATGCAAGTGTTTGACGTTGAGTTGGCCAAGTGGATTTCTATTTTAGCGCCATTGAACGAAGGCGCCAGCAGGCAACGTGTGAAGAAGGGCTGACGGTTGTTgcctctgtgcgtgtgtgtttgtgtgtggcactaAATTGTGCTGTGACTGACTGCAGCTTGTGCACGCTTTAAAAGGCGGCTGAGCACGGCACCGCACGGCAAGACACATTGAGACATTTTGGTAAAGTGCTTAAAGGCATCTCAGTGTCAAGCGATAGACTGACAAGTGCATTGAGTGATTGACACAAGTCCAAAGACAGGAAGAAcgagaagagacagagacgctTGGCAAGTGCACTCTGATATTTGGTCACCTTGTAGGAGGACCAGGAAGTGGGCAGCCCAGCCATGTGGAGCAGGCAGCGTATGCGCCATAAGCCGCTTTGGGCCCTAATATCCTTGACCGTTTTGCTGCTGGTCTTGGATAAAAGCAATGCCAACACGGAGACCGATGAGACCACCAGCACATCGGAGCCAGGTGAGCTTTAattggatatacatatacacacacatacacatacatatgtacggtTGTTCAGGTGTGCGTGCAGTTTGACCTTCAGTTAGCATGGAAAGaataaaaaccccaaaaacataGATTATGACAGGCCTCAACTGGGCGCTCTGTCGATGTGCAGGTAGGCACTTTATTAAATGGGATTTCCATGCGATAttcacacacgcacgcacccAACGAACAGTCAAAGAACCGTACGGAAAGGCCACAAACAGACCAGGAagaccagaagcagcagcagcagcaaacagaagggaaacagaaacagcaacacagagaaggagagagcagcGGAGAGTAGGAGATGAATGTGCAAagcgcaaaagcaaataactggcagcaaatgaaatatttcacGGCATCTGCGGCACAAAGGCAATCAAAACGATGGCACAGCGCTCGTTCgacccaggcccaggccatggccatgggcaggCAGCCCTTAATCCCAATCAGAATCAACAAGCAAAGAGTATGGGGAAGGGGGTTACAGCTAGAGAGAGGCGAAGAAAAAACCCAATTGCACGAAAGCTCGTAATGAAGTATGGCCTGGATGTTGGcgaggagagagaggcagcggcggcggcagcggccttGTGAGGCTGGATAATAGAAATTAATAGCGTCATGTGAGTCGTGCAGGAAGGGGAGAAGTGGCTACAAAGAGGGAATGGGGGAGTGGGAGGTGGTTGCTGTTAATCGACCGACAAGACAGCCTCACACGCAATTTAGTGCCAAGGACCCAAAAGCGATGCGCAAGTAATTAATTCATTTCGACTTCCCCAGCACTGTACCCGCAAAGAGATTTGTGTTCCCTCTTAGCACATTGACAGTGGCGTCTCGCACATTGACAGTGGCGTCTAGTCTGTAGCTGCGACGCAAATGTTTGAAACTTTTGCGACTTTCGTTTTGGCTGTGACGCAGTTGTTGCGTTTGACTTTTTGCGCGTCTCTTTTTGGAGGCAGGGGTACGGGTGCGGGTACGGTGCGCGTTGcactttcaattttaattttgtcaaatatttactccGAATGTAGCGAatggaatttcatttaaatgacTTTCCAATAgggaaagagcgagagaaagaaccaatacgagagagagagggagagagagagcgggagacaTGGATGAAATATGCAATAACCGAAATAGAGACCAAAAAGCCCTGCAGCTACCATTCCCTGCTCTGCCATTTCCTGGCTGGCACTACATATATGTCCCATAAATTGTGGAGCCTGCAGATGGATGACGATGTTGGCCGTGCAGCCAGTGGCGTGGCATCATGGTCAcatgtgtctgtgcgtgtcgccgctgcctttgccgctTAGAACAAAGCTGACTTTGCattatgcatgcaaatgtggGACTAcaaaagggaaaggcaaaagggaaagggaaaggggtGTGTGGAACGAAACTGTCAAAATCGCAGTtccagcaaaaagaagaaaccaaTGATAGAgaaaaggcagccagcaagcagcagcagcagcagcagcagcagttgaagCCGTAAAACCAACTGACAAAAAGTCGCCATGACATTATGCAGTCCTTATATGAGTGCTAAAAGATAAAGATTACTCGACTTTGGTTTCTCTTCCTTCCATCTGCCATTTTCCATCTTATTCTATGCACAACAGCAGGCAAAGGATAGCTTTGAGGCGGACCTCCCACTGAGATTTTATGTTGCAAAAGAagttgaaatggaaatggaagtagAAATAGAATGGCAACTGCTTCACTTCAGCTCGACTgtgcatgaatgaatgatttATAGAGCAGCTGTCGAGATGCCAGGCAGAGACTTCAGGCAGTCAGAAATGCTTCTGATATCAGAGCCCgcacaaaatatgaattttaGTAACAGTTTTTATTGGCGACAAAACTACTTTCGTCTGACAAGCTTCACTCGAATATTGTTCTTGATGCGCAGTGTAATTCCCATGTGAAAGACAATCGTCTTGGGATCGACCAGCGGCAGTATCCGGAATTTCTTAAGAATAACAGTCATCAGTGTTTTCATCTCTTGCATGGCAAACTTTTGAGCTAAAATGAGGAAATTGAAGTACAGTGCGAAATGTCTATTGCTTTGCCACTTACCAATGCAATTCCGTTGCCCAGCACTGAACGGAATGTAGGCACAGATGGGACGGTTCTGGCTGTTCTCAGGCAGGAAACGCTCTGGGCGAAACTCATTTGGGGCATCCCAGTGCCTGGGATTGCGATGGATGTCGAAGGTGTGTATGTAGATCTGGGTGCTCCTGGGCAGGATGAGTCCATTGGCCAGCTCTGTCTCCTGCACTGTTTGACGGGCTATCAGCGGAAAGGGAGGATACAGCCGCATTGATTCCTTAATAAAGTATTCAAGGTACTTCAGCTTGCTCATCTGATTGATGTCCAGATTGCTAAAGTCATCTAGAAATGAGTAAAACATAAGACTGGGAGTTAGCTGAATCATCTCTCTGCCTACCCTCAATGTGTTGTTCAATTTCCTTGAAGCAGAGCTCCTGCTTGTCCGGATACAGTGACAGGTTCATCAGGGTAAAGATGAGACTTATGGAGCTCACGTCGTAGCCCTCGAACATCAGAGTGTCCACCTCCTCGCAAATGCCAGCATGATCGATCATTCCATCCTTCTCCGCACATATCAGGGTATCGAGCATAGCAAATCGTTTGTGTCTGCTGATAAAACTGCAAAGAAGAAAGAGGGAACAATATCTATCAGACATTCCTTTAAGGAGAGAGACAAGATTCCCCTTACATATCATCATCTGCCGTCTGAGTGGATCTTCTGTagtccagctcctcctcgagcAGTATCCGCCGCTTGGCAATGATCTCGCTGGAGAAGTCGTGGGCCACTTTCAGGAACGGATCATAGTCCTTGGCCGCAAACAGATTGTAAATGGTGTTGCTCCTAAAGAAGGGATTGCTCAGGCGCCTGACGAAGCTCTGATCGATCATGCGAAAGCTCTCCCTGTAGCGGTCGCCCTTCTCGGCCATCTCATCCAGCTTCACGCCCATTGCAGTCTCTGAAGGAAGAGAGATTAGAGATGGTCGAAGAGGATTTCCGACTTACCACAAATGCAGTTGAGAGTAAATCGGGGTATGAGTTCGCTCAGGGAGACGATGTTCTCGTCTTGAGTGGAAAACTGCTGCACAAACTTCAGACTTTCCGCTCTATTGAAGATGATAGAAGGGATAAGGTATTGCCACATTCAAATAGCTCTCAAATGAACTCACCTGAAGATCTCTTGGAACTGTCCCAGTATATTGAAATGGAATGTTGGTGTCAGCATTCTGCGCCGCGCGTGCCATTTGTCTCCTGTCGATGTGAGCAGACCCGTCTTCAGCGCTGGATGCAGAAAATTGTAGACCAAACCTTTGGCTATCGTCGATTTCTGGTCGGTCAGTATCATCTCGGCAGTTTCCGCATCGATGACGTTGTAACTGGGCATGCCAATGACATATCTGAGATAACTCTTGCCCAGAGTCTTGGACAAGTCGCGCGTAACGTTGAAAAAGCCAGCTATTAAAGATAATAATTGATAAATTGATAGTCCAATCACAGCAATTAATGATAATAATTGATAAATTGAGTGTTGATAGCCCACCGTTGTCTTTGCCGTACAGATCGAAGATGTTTGCAAAGATCGTTCGGCCCTTGGGCGAGGGCACGATGCTCTCCACCGGCCGTCCATCTCTGGTGTACACGCGACGCGAGAAGCAGGCCAGAATGTAGTAGTCTTTGTTGACCTGGTAGAGCCAGTGGACAAGCACGCACAGTGCCACCGTCAGCCACAAGGTAATCATAGTTCCGCTCCGTTAACGCACTCTTGGGCTTCCCTCACGAAACTGCGCAGCCGAGCGATTCATCCATTCAAATGCCGTCGGCACTCGACACCAAAGCTGATAAGATACATGCGTACATAAGAgagtgcatttgtgtgtgtgtgtcgccgTCGTTTTTGTCAGCGCGCTCTCAAATTAATTCAGATTAAACTGTGAAGAGCGAACACGATGCTGTGCGAACGGGTTGGAAGAGAGTTGGGGTAAATGTACCGTTTAGTCATAGCGCACATGGGTATATTGAACATACTATATTCTAAAGCTGGCTTGTAAACGATGCAACGCGATGCATGTTACATATTATCTCAattcacacatatgtacaagcaCAATGCTGCACTGAATAACAAACTaatttagacattttttatattttatgtgctttgctttgagctttgagctctctctttctgccctCTGTCTGATCAAAGCTGCAGAGTGCAAACAAAGCGTGCAGCCGCCTCACACTGTGCGTAAAAGCTCCACGGTCAGAGTCACAACGAGAGCGAAAGCTCCgcgtgcagctgcagcatcgtTTACAACCAGCTTAATATTATTTACTTGTTATGCTGCTGGGCTGATTATGTAGAAAGGCTTTCCATACAAAAAGAGAGTATCCAAACGTCGAATATAAATAACTAATCCCTCTTTTGTTATtagaaaaaaccaaatcaaacaaacaaaaatagccaaaacTTGTTTCTTGCTTCTTTTTGGAGACTTGTGTAGACTTTCTTCATTCTTATAGATGTGTAGACTCGATTTGTGGTGCCAATAGAGATAGATTCGTATATAATAAtatgttgtatttgtatgtattttattaaCTCAGTGCAGGGTATcttatgtacatgtgcatatTGCTAGTCCGCTGTTTTACTACTCTAACAACGGCAATCTTCGCATCACTTTCGCCTCACAAGCTTCACTTTAATGTTGTTCTGTGTCCGCAGTGTAATTCCCACATTAAAGACGATAGTTTTGGGATCGATCATTGGCAGAATTCGGAACTGTTTGAGTAGGACAACAATCAGAGTTTTCATCTCTTGCATGGCAAACTTTTGACCTAAAaggaaaaatttaattattaaattggtCAAAGTAGGAGCAAATCCCAAAGTGCCTTACCAATGCAATTCCGTTGACCCGCACTGAAGGGAATGTAAGCGTAGGTATGACGATTCTGGCAATTCTCAGGAAGGAAACGCTCCGGACGGAATTCATCTGGAGAGTCCCAGTACTTGGGATTGCGATGAACATCAAAGATGTGAATTGTGACCTCTGAGTGCTCGGGAAGGATGAGGCCATTGGCCAGCTCTGTCTCCTGAGTGGTCTGACGAGCCATGATCGGAACGGAAGGGAACAGCCTCATTGTCTCCTTGATAAAGTATTCCAAGTACTTCAGCTTGCCGAGTTGATTGAGGTCCAAATTGTCAAAGTTGTCTGAAATAGGAAGGAAATTGTAATGGAGTTTTCTCTAGATATCACTCTTCTTACCATCAATGTGCTCTTCGATCTCTTTAAAGCAGAGTTCCTGCTTGTCGGGATACAGCGACATGTTCATCAGACTGAAGATTAAACCAATGGAAGTGGTGTCGTATCCCTCAAACATCAGAGTGTCCACCTCCTCGCATATCCCAGCATGATCGATGAGGCCATCCTTCTCTGCACAAATCAGCGAATCCAGCATAGCAAAACGCTTCTTTCTGCTTACGAAACTATGGAGGAAATAGGGAGACAGATGATAAGATCCCGTGATAAGATTCACTCACATATCATCATCTGCCGTCTGCGTAGCTCTCCTCTGCTCCAGTTCCTCCTCGAGGAGTATTCTCCGCTTGGCAATGATCTCGCTGGAGAAATCGTGAACCACTTTGAGGAACGAATCGTACGTCTTGGCTGCAAACCAATTGTAGATTGTTTTGTTCCACAGAAGGGGATTACTCATCCGACGGATAAAACTCATTTCGATCATGTGAATGCCCGCGCGGTATTTGTCACCCTTCTCGGCCATCTCATCCAGCTTCACGCCCATTGCAGTCTCTGGAAGATGAGAGATTGAGTAACCAATGCcttcaatatatttattttacccACCACAAATGCTGTTCAGAGTAAATCTGGGAATAAGATCGCTCAGGGAAACGATGCTCTCGTCTTGATTTTGGAATTGCTGCACAAATTTCAGGCTTTCCGCTCTATTGAAAGGGATGGGAGGTTTACAATCATTCAAGGATCTGTCTAGATTCCTCACCTGAAGATCTCCTGGAACTGTCCCAAAATGTTGAAATGGAATGTGGGTGTCAGCATCTTGCGACGGGCGtgccattttttttctgtggatGTCAGCAGTCCCGTTCTCAGAGCCGGTTTCAGAAAATCGTACACCAGACCCTTGGTTATCAGCTTCGGATGATTGAGTACATTTTCGGCGTTCTCCGCATCGATAATGTTAATTCCGGGCACCCCATGTTGTATTCCAAGTAGCTTCCACCCATTCTCTTGGACAGCTCTCGAACGTAGCTAAAAATGCCGGCTGTTGGAGTGATAATCattgacagagagagagagagagatagagagagagtgtgatgAGAGATTAGTAATGAGATAAGCGAAGAGTGCTCAAGTCTGTCGTGTGTCTGCCTCACCATGATCTTTCCCGTACATATCGAAGCTGTTGGCGAAGATCGTGCGACCCTTGACCAACGGCATAATACTCTCCACGGGTCTGCCATCCTTCGTGCGGACTCGCTTGGAGAAGAAGGCCATTATATAGTAGTCCTTGTTGAGCCGATAGAGCCACAGCACAAGGGCACATAGTGCCACAGTCAACAGTAAGGCAATCATCGCTTCAATCAACCGCTCTGATGGACTTCTCTCGCGAAACTGCGACTCCAAGCGATTCCATCTAACCGAGTGGTCTTTCGACTAATGCCCCCTGTGCTCTCTGTTATGACTAAGCTGATAAGAATGAAGTCTTTTATTAACAACTATGTACAgatgtctgtacatatgtacagatgtatgtacatacatatatatgataAGCGTGTCCGAATTTGTGGTTACACACGGTGAGTCGGCGCTTTTATCACGTAATTCTTATATGCAATTGGGATTTAATTGCCCAGAACTTGTTATTCTGCTACAAATGGGTTATAATAAAATAAGATAATGGAACATTTTGTGCTACACGGTGTAGTTATAGTTGACATGATACATGTAGATACATggatgtatatacatatgtatgtagatacgtGATTATGATGTATGGAAATGTAAGCAATGCTCAGGATAAACAATTAACAACTTCAAAGTGTAGTAAAGCTTTGAAGGTTTCTTGATcttattttgtataaatattggAATCATTCCCACTTGCCTTATATTACATTTTCATACCAAAAACCACTACATTTACATAATATTTTAGCCAAAAATAAGTAATCTTCCTTTCTGCATCATTATCTTTGAAATCTGTTacctacatatataaaatgtatcATTACTGATTACCTGAAACGCCTTTAAATTGCACACCAAATAAATTTGGGTATCACGAAGTCGAATAATCTAAAAGTTGCTCCCCTacttatttgtttataaacaaaaacatgaaaCAAAATCAAGTAAAACTTGTTCTGTCGATAGTTCATTCTGGCGCAGACTTGCTgtagaacatttttgtgtagaTTAATAGCCCAAACGacattgattttgtttatattcaGACACATTGCAGTCGTAGAAGTATCTTACGTTTATTTCCAATCCGGTTCAATGACAGCTAGTTATAATTCTAAGTTACTAACTTAGGTCAAAACctaaaaatattattcacTTTCGCCTCACAAGCTTCACTTTAATGTTGTTCTGTGTCCGCAGTGTAATTCCCACATTAAAGACGATAGTTTTGGGATCGATCATTGGCAGAATTCGGAACTGTTTGAGTAGGACAACAATCAGAGTCTTCATCTCATTCATGGCAAACTTTTGACCTAAAAGGAAGCATAAATTCAAACATTAGAGACGCATAAGTCAACTCTATATGCTGTTCCTTACCAATGCAATTCCGTTGACCCGCACTGAAGGGAATGTAGGCATAGGTATGACGATTCTGACAGTTCTCCGGCAGGAAACGCTCCGGGCGGAACTCATCTGGAGAGTCCCAGTACTTGGGATTGCGATGAACATCAAAGACGTGAATTGTGATTTGGGAGCGCTCGGGAAGGATGAGGCCATTGGCCAGCTCTGTCTCCTGAGTGGTCTGACGAGCCATGATCGGAACGGAAGGGAACAGCCTCATTGTCTCCTTTGATAAAGTAttccaggtacttcagtttgtTCAGCTGATTGTTGTCCAGGTTGTCAAAGTTGTCTGAAAGAGGAAGGCAGTTTTAATAGAAATTACTTTAAAGATTCCTCTGTCTACCATCTATGTGCTCTTCGATCTCCTTGAAGCAGAGCTCCTGCTTGTCGGGATACAGGGACATGTTCATCAGGCTGAAAATCAGACCGATAGATGTAGTGTCGTATCCCTCAAACATCAGAGTGTCCACCTCCTCGCATATCCCAGCATGATCGATGAGGCCATCCTTCTCGGCACAAATCAGGGTGTCCAGCATGGCAAAGCGTTTCTTCCTGGTCACAAAACTATGACAGAAATAGAGAGATAATAAAGGAGATTCCCCTTATGCTTTGATCCACTCACATATCATCATCTGCCGTCTGCGTAGCTCTCCTATGTTCCAGTTCCTCCTCCAGGAGTATCCTTCGCTTGGCAATAATCTCGCTGGAGAAATCGTGGACAACCTTGAGGAAAGAATCGTACGTCTTGGCCGCAAACCAATTGTAGATTGTTTTGTTCCACAGAAGGGGATTACTCAACCGACGGATAAAGCTCATTTCGATCATATGAATGCCCGCGCGGTATTTGTCACCCTTCTCGGCCATCTCATCCAGCTTCACGCCCATTGCAGTCTCTGGAAGATGAGAGATTGAGTAACCAATGCcttcaatatatttattttacccACCACAAATGCTGTTCAGAGTAAATCTGGGAATAAGATCGCTCAGGGAAACGATGCTCTCGTCTTGGTCTTGAAATTGCTGCACAAATTTCAGGCTTTCCGCTCTATGGCAGGGAAGTTGAGTGGATAAGCGGATAAGGAAGATAACTCTCAAGAGAACTCACCTGAAGATCTCCTGGAATTGTCCCAAAATGTTGAAATGGAATGTGGGTGTCAGCAGCTTGCGGCGGACGTGCCATTTCTTTTCTGTAAAGGAGTCAGGATTAGTTTAGGAATTATTTCATTGTGAATCAACTAACCCGTGGATGTCAGCAGTCCCGTTCTCAGTGCCGGCTGCAGAAAGTCGTACACCATTCCCTTGGTTATCAGCTTTGGATGATTGAGCACATTCTCGGCGTTCTCCGCATCGATAATGTTGAGTAAGGGCACCCCCATGCCATACTGCAGATAGCTTTCGCCCATTCGCTGCGACAGCTCGCGAGAGTAGCTGAACACGCCAGCTGTTTACGAAAGAGTGTGGAAAAGGGAGAGTGTGATGAGATCTGCTCTGCGCTTATCTCGCGTTCTCTTGTGCATGTCTCACCGTGATCTTTTCCGTACATATCGAAGCAATTGGCGAAGATTGTGCGACCTTTGGGCACGGGCACAATGCTCTCCACGGGTCTGCCATCCTTCGTGTGGACTCGCCGCGAGAAAAAGGCCAAAATGTAGTAGTCCTTGTTGACCCTATAGAGCCAGTGCACGACCACAGCCAGGGCCACCGTCAGCCACAAGACGACAATCATTTTTCCAGAACCTCCGAACGCGCGCGCTTCTCACACGAAACTGAGAGACAATGTCGCTGGCGTGGAGCGGCTGCATAAAACATTAataagagcagcaacaaatacatttatatattgtaGAACTTAAAGTGATTAGATTGTggtgtgtgcgagtgtatgTGCAGATGTATGAACGTTCATCAAAGTGCATGATTTCAGGCTTGACTGGCGGCGATTTGCGGCAGCCAAACGAAATGTGGAAATATAATTGGAGATCGACTCAACGGAGAACCTGAAATAGTTGCAGCTACTGCAATGAGCTCTCAGCTTAGGCTTTTACTCGTTCGATCATTCTCATGGTATACTTTTTGTTGATATCTTATCAACTTttcattaaagtttaaacCAAAAGTCTTTAAAAGTACATTTTAGTTGTCTGCCAAGGCAGTACAAGTTTTTCGCTTATCGTTTCCAGTTGCTAATCAACAAAGTGGCTGGTCTTTCAGCGCATATCTGTTcttacatatctacatacatttttacatacatttttacatatttacattcctTCTCCCTGTTGTTGTGTATCTTCTGGCAGctgccttttgcatttgcattagcAGCTAATtggcaattgaattttgcagCAATTACGATTGCAAGTGTTGCAAATAGAATTTCCACTCCCCCCGCGCCAGCTTTACTGTGCGTTTTGACCCACTTTTCTGT from Drosophila subobscura isolate 14011-0131.10 chromosome E, UCBerk_Dsub_1.0, whole genome shotgun sequence includes the following:
- the LOC117889857 gene encoding cytochrome P450 4p1-like, with translation MITLWLTVALCVLVHWLYQVNKDYYILACFSRRVYTRDGRPVESIVPSPKGRTIFANIFDLYGKDNAGFFNVTRDLSKTLGKSYLRYVIGMPSYNVIDAETAEMILTDQKSTIAKGLVYNFLHPALKTGLLTSTGDKWHARRRMLTPTFHFNILGQFQEIFRAESLKFVQQFSTQDENIVSLSELIPRFTLNCICETAMGVKLDEMAEKGDRYRESFRMIDQSFVRRLSNPFFRSNTIYNLFAAKDYDPFLKVAHDFSSEIIAKRRILLEEELDYRRSTQTADDDIFISRHKRFAMLDTLICAEKDGMIDHAGICEEVDTLMFEGYDVSSISLIFTLMNLSLYPDKQELCFKEIEQHIEDDFSNLDINQMSKLKYLEYFIKESMRLYPPFPLIARQTVQETELANGLILPRSTQIYIHTFDIHRNPRHWDAPNEFRPERFLPENSQNRPICAYIPFSAGQRNCIAQKFAMQEMKTLMTVILKKFRILPLVDPKTIVFHMGITLRIKNNIRVKLVRRK
- the LOC117889858 gene encoding LOW QUALITY PROTEIN: cytochrome P450 4p1-like (The sequence of the model RefSeq protein was modified relative to this genomic sequence to represent the inferred CDS: deleted 1 base in 1 codon) translates to MIVVLWLTVALAVVVHWLYRVNKDYYILAFFSRRVHTKDGRPVESIVPVPKGRTIFANCFDMYGKDHAGVFSYSRELSQRMGESYLQYGMGVPLLNIIDAENAENVLNHPKLITKGMVYDFLQPALRTGLLTSTEKKWHVRRKLLTPTFHFNILGQFQEIFRAESLKFVQQFQDQDESIVSLSDLIPRFTLNSICETAMGVKLDEMAEKGDKYRAGIHMIEMSFIRRLSNPLLWNKTIYNWFAAKTYDSFLKVVHDFSSEIIAKRRILLEEELEHRRATQTADDDIFVTRKKRFAMLDTLICAEKDGLIDHAGICEEVDTLMFEGYDTTSIGLIFSLMNMSLYPDKQELCFKEIEEHIDDNFDNLDNNQLNKLKYLEYFIKETMRLFPSVPIMARQTTQETELANGLILPERSQITIHVFDVHRNPKYWDSPDEFRPERFLPENCQNRHTYAYIPFSAGQRNCIGQKFAMNEMKTLIVVLLKQFRILPMIDPKTIVFNVGITLRTQNNIKVKLVRRK
- the LOC117889859 gene encoding LOW QUALITY PROTEIN: cytochrome P450 4p1 (The sequence of the model RefSeq protein was modified relative to this genomic sequence to represent the inferred CDS: inserted 1 base in 1 codon), whose amino-acid sequence is MIALLLTVALCALVLWLYRLNKDYYIMAFFSKRVRTKDGRPVESIMPLVKGRTIFANSFDMYGKDHAGIFSYVRELSKRMGGSYLEYNMGXPGINIIDAENAENVLNHPKLITKGLVYDFLKPALRTGLLTSTEKKWHARRKMLTPTFHFNILGQFQEIFRAESLKFVQQFQNQDESIVSLSDLIPRFTLNSICETAMGVKLDEMAEKGDKYRAGIHMIEMSFIRRMSNPLLWNKTIYNWFAAKTYDSFLKVVHDFSSEIIAKRRILLEEELEQRRATQTADDDIFVSRKKRFAMLDSLICAEKDGLIDHAGICEEVDTLMFEGYDTTSIGLIFSLMNMSLYPDKQELCFKEIEEHIDDNFDNLDLNQLGKLKYLEYFIKETMRLFPSVPIMARQTTQETELANGLILPEHSEVTIHIFDVHRNPKYWDSPDEFRPERFLPENCQNRHTYAYIPFSAGQRNCIGQKFAMQEMKTLIVVLLKQFRILPMIDPKTIVFNVGITLRTQNNIKVKLVRRK